DNA from Clarias gariepinus isolate MV-2021 ecotype Netherlands chromosome 11, CGAR_prim_01v2, whole genome shotgun sequence:
GAGTGCTTCAGGAAGcttgagacatcattttcacattatttttgaGTCCAGACCTTAATTATATTGAGAATCTATACCGCATGCTGGAGAAGGCGTTACACAGCGGCCCAACTCTCCCTTCATCGATACAAGATCTTGGGAAAACAAATTATGCAATTCTgggcaaaaataaatgttgaaacATTGCATAAGCTTTTCAAATTGATGCTAcggctgtaatcaaagcaacaGGCGGAAATAGCTAGCCATAAATGTGGATGTTAGAACAGAATAGAAGTGTGAAAGTGTAAAGATATCAAATTGCACAATAAGAAACTGTAAGAACACCAGTGAGTCACTGTCGTGGAATCCAAGATGAATGTAACAGATGACAGATTTACTAATCGTGATatcattaaagaaaaatcaGAATGACTCATTTGATTACTGGAGTCAATCAAACAACaaatcaatcaaacaaacaaacaaataaacaaataaataaataaatacatatacatgttttcttttaagaaGGTTCATTTAAGGTTATATTCAATTAATAAATCTGTGCATGTAAGTGTGTAAAGGAGGTGGGTGGTTGCACATATACGCAATCAGAGACACAGTCAGAGTGCTCGGAAAGCTGTGGCAAGAGCCCAGGGTTTAGCCAAAACATCACTTGtttaaactaaagaaaaaaacagcatagcCCATAGCCTTAATCTTAGTAACACATGAATGATTTGCAGGGTGCTAAATTTCATCACGTCCTTCACTGGACTGTGTGATCTGCATAAACTATCACTGATAACTTCTACATTTTCAAAAGTTCTACCTCAGACGTCTCATCTAAATGCTGAATTATCACATAGTTAAACTATAAACTTATGCTACAAGTAAAACATTGGAACACATAACTGCTTAGGAAAATGAATCAAGATTCAGAACTTCCTTTAAACGCTGGTTTTCCGGGAacctaaaaagaaaaccttATTTCATTCTTGCCTtcatttttcaaaaacagtattAATGTCAAGTCCGTTCTCAAATGGAGCTGCATAATGCGAggtgaaaacaaaacaaacacagaagagagagagaaagagagagagagaaagagagacttgACATAACCCGTGCCAACCTTTGGACAAGAGCCAAGCCTGGAGGGGTGACACTGCAGAAAGAGggtcttttttctttcaaataaataaataaataaatacaagaatAGAAAAATAGAAGCTTAAAAATCCTCCCAgtcaacagcaaaaaaaaataaaagtatttcatTTAAGTATTTCATTTAAGTGGATGATTCCAGAATTTGTTTAATCCTGTCTTTGCTGGCagcattttgcttttaaatgagCATCAAGGTTGAgggtttttaaaattatttaacacaATATATAATTAACTAAAATCCATGCTAATGGCATTAAgggcattttgttttctttttgttattgttcttTTAATTAACAATGCATTTTCAAAGTATAagaggtgtttaagtcaaatcgggcatttttgattgtgtacaaTTACAGAACACAGTGATGTGTGTAAAATCTCCCTGtagttctctatataatcctgtTCCACTCACTGGATGTTCTCCGGAATGACTGCAATGGGCTCCAAGACACCTTGGTCAGGATCATTATTTACGGATATATGACcttctttaaaagtttctttaaaaCTTATGGCAAAAGTACagcctggacggggtgccaatcaatcacagtgcacacacacacacatacagacttaCATTTACAAACTGTAAACGGCAAtcagactaatctgcatgtctttggagtgtgggaggaaaccggagtacccagaagaaacccaccaagcacggtaaagtgggaattgaacctggctggtaatcgaacctggaccctgaaggccAATAAGCCACTACCACAAAATCAGGGAAAAGaatgaaattattttcttttttcaacaaTCCTTAAAAAATTGACATGATTCAGTTCATGTTGAAAGGAACATTCTGTCCTGAGGAACATTTCAAATATTTCACTGGGGTGGAGATGTTCAGGTAACAGGTAAGGATGTTTTGcaaaaaacatattaatttttttaatactctgTAATAGGTGACTTATAGAAAGTGATGTTGCAAGCGtttttattattcctttaaTCATTATGTTATTATGTACACAAGGAGAAGTGTAACTATAGTGAACTGGGCCAGGCTATGGTTCAAGTTATTTATCCAAAACATATTTTTAGGAGGGAAACTTTACCtgtgtttaaaatgtcttttgaCAATTCTTGGACAAATCTCATGTAAATCCATAAGAATGTAAAAAGGACTAGTTTGTTTGTTGACAAGCTTAAAGCTGTCAGTTTGccactgccacctgctggtgaaaaaaaaattcacgtCTCAGTCTTATTTTTCTATCAGTATTTAAATCCTTTTAACATTTCATGCTTAAAACACCCTAAAAGTCTATATGTCGtgcatcatatatttttttatgcatatctTAATtctcaatcagccataacatattTACTCCTGTTAAATATGGGGAATAATCCTAAaccatgaccaaaaaaaaaaacaatactataTATGTCTTTATTCGATACAAGTCAAATAAAGACTGTGCGGAATTTTCTGGTAAATGAAGAATTCAATgttttagccgcagtaaaacatttgaatggtgcaaacattttaaaagtagtcCATATGTCCTTAGCAGAGATGGCACagagccatttccacatgtttggatcattaaagtagttcctgggaggccagtgtttcagatgtgatgcAAGCAGTCATGATCATGGTAGTGAGAAAAACTTTTTATCTTGATGTTCTccaaacactgggataagtgcattagtgtaggaggGGATTCTATAGAGCAATCAAAGGGtgtactgtgttctgttatcctGTAAAATCAAAAGTGCCCACTTTGACTTATATAGTATTATTCtataattcactcactcatcttctacaccactttatcctgtattcagggtcgcggggggcctggagccctatcccaggagacttagggcacaagacaggatacaccctggacagggtgccaatctatcacagggctaTTCTATAATTCTGATTGtataatagtataaaaaaaaatctgcttggtaaaagaaaatctaaatgttttgaCTTCATGCTTTATCTCATTATCTCAGTTCCAAGTTATTTTTGAAACGCTTTTCTGCTTATGTTTGtgaagtgttttcttttttattcctttatttctttctttcttgattgATTGGCAGCCAATTATTATAGACTTTCTTTCTGTTAACTCAAACCAGTCTGACCAGTCTGTTCTCATCAAAAAGGTGTTTAAAATCCAATTTTGGTGATTCACGCTAATATGTTTAGATATGTGTTATGCCTCCTAAccattaattttaaacatgtttcatAAGGGTATTTTGGTTATGGGAcatgttatttataaaatgtcacaAAAAATGTAGATGTAATCCAAAATCATTTGTGATTTATGAAAACCAGTGAGGCAGGAACATGGGAGGAGGGCATGGTGGTATCCAGAGAGAGCagcaagaaataaaaagaaacacacacacaaacagctgcTTCATCTCAGAAACTTCGCAATCATGAAAGTGACTGCTCTGGTCTGCGtttcccttcttcttctttgcctGTCTGGTGAGTagatttttaaagtaataacaacaaaaaaggaaatcttCTGCTGTTATCCAAGTAATAAAGTAGCATTAATCGAGTAGTGTGTATCTAAATTTCTGGCAtgacacagaataaaaaaattatctcttGATAAAGCTTATCGCCAATTTCTGAGTAAACTGTTAACTGCCTGACATAAAAAATAACTGCATTATGagcttattatatatattctgCCATCACATCTGGGatgatatttattatttcacaATGTTGATTAACATCATATTCTAGGTTAATCTATCTATTAAATTTATCTATATGTTTCTGGTTCCTAGGAGTTTTTTTGTGCATCTCTTTCTAGGAGACTACATTTCATATACATTCCCTGGAGTATACTAAAGAAATATAACCTCATTCAAAAAGGCTttctaatattaaaataaaccgAGCTGAGTGTGTTTGTAAGCTCACATCGGTTCAATAGTATTATCTACTTTCTAAAAACATACAACGATAGCAGACACAAATAACAGAGTGTACAATAAGAGAACAGGTGGCCGTAATCAGGAGTGTTCTCACGACTTTTTGTAACGACAGGAATTTTGCCCAGACAATTTCCATGGTTTTTGGTCACCTAGAAATGTATGTATGTTCATGATACTTATGCTCCAcgttccattaaaaaaaaaaaaaaagttaaaaacaagATAACAATTAGCTCCTGTTATCTTTCTGATATAGTTATACACAGTTGTTCGCTCACTTTCTCTTGAAgtgaaaaagacaaataaacacaaCTTAGCATGTTACTGAGCAAACCGCAAAGTGCATGTTTATCTGTCCTGAAGAGTCTTCCTCAAGCAAGTTTACAGTGGTATAAACTTGACTGTACAGAGCTGACAGTATTGTAAATTGTTAAGCTAATTTAACTAAGCCAAACAAGCCTAAAAAACTGTGTGGGATCAGACTAACAAAACTGGAGTTTTGGTTAATATTACTGAGAGGGTTGGGTTAACAAAAGTGAAAAGACTGTGCTAACAAACCTGACTGGCCTGAGCTAATAAAACTGAGGAGATTTGAGTTAGGGGAGGGGAGTTGAGCTAATACTAAATGTACAGAACTAACAACACTATATATTGTTAAGCTAATTCAACTAAGCCAAACAAACTAGAAAAAACTGCGCAGGTTTAGGCTAACAAAACTTGAGTTTTAGTTAATATTACTGAGAGGGTTGGAGTAAACAGAACTGAGTGGACCTTGCATACAAAACTGAGGGGAATTAAGCTAACAATAAAGTAGTGTATTGGAAACTAGTTCTACTAAGCCAAACATGCTAGCAAAACTGTGTAGGATTAGGCTAACAAAACTGGAGTCCGAGTTAACCTTACTGGGGGGAATTAAGTTAACATAACTGAGAGGATCGTGTTAACCAAACTGATTGGCCTGGGCTACCTCCCCTGAGGGGAACTGAGCTAACAATAcaaagtttactatttattgataAGCTAATTAAACTAAGCCAAACAAAAATGTGTGATCAGACTAACAAAACTGGAGTTTGAGTTAAAATTACTGAAGGGGGTTGAGGTACCATTCATTACTGACTGAAGTAAACTTACTGAACAAACTGAGCTGAGCTAACGATGCTAAGTGGAATATTAAGAAATACTAAATAAGCTAACAATGTGACTCAAGCTAACAAAACTGGATGGATCGAAATAACAATACAAAATGAAGCTAGCTAACTAAACAGTGTAGATTGGGATAACAAGTTTTAGTGGAATGTGTTTACAAATCTGACTGTACTTACCTCATAATGATGAATGGAACAAGCTAACAAATATTACTTCTGTTAGCTTTGCCCTAACTAGCTGTTATTGCTAGTTTGTTTCCACTCTGTTTACCAACCAAGAAATAGTTTTAACTGAGAATGCATTTGTCTGCCAtcataactattttttttttatttagcatgtGGCTACATTTTTCTTAAGGAAACTGTTAACTATCTGtcatataacaaaatataatgcCAACTGCTTGATAATGTGAGCATGCCAATCATCTATTTCCAACTACTGTCCTTTGTGGCCgggttttttattctgtaaactACATCGCCAAATATCACATATCAAAACATCTTATAATCAAGAAATAATCAACAAACCATTTTAAActctacacaaaaaaatatataattacctGCATCTATATTTTCTATGTGCAGCTGTGATATCAGCAGATGGAATTTCACCTATCAGTAAGGTAATCTATTGATTTcaatttatactgtactgtagatgatgagATGATATTGATCAGTGGTattgaaaattaataaaaaaatatgtatttgctAACAATTACATCTGTAATAGGATGAGTGTGAAAAGTATGCAACTTTAAGATGCACCCGTGAATACAACCCAGTGTGTGGTGATGATGGCAAGACATACTCAACTGAGTGTATTCTCTGTATGGAAAATAAGTAAGTcactaaataatttaatgtgtatgtacagtacacgtGTATGTCCATGAATGAACCGGAATTACTAGttattgttcttcttcttcttcttctttgtgtgtgtgtgtgtgtgtgtgtgtgtcaccttaaaactttttttttttttttttgtgcagaaaCCGAAACCAGCAAGTGAAGGTGATGCACAAGGGAAAGTGTTAAATTCCTCAAGCTCACCACATAGAGGAATTCCTCTGCCCTGCAATATGGAGACCTGTTCACTATTTACCAATCGTAATAGCTCAACATTTCTGCAAGAATCCCCGTCATAATCTGTGTAATTTGGCTAAACTTTAAGTTCCGTTCATGAACAATTAAAAGATTTAAGCATGATATTGGTCCTGTTTCTTCGAGAAAGCAGTGCATAATAACATGCTGCCTTGTAACATTTAACATTCCTGTAAGGTAGCAGTGAAAAATATGTCAGTGATAATATAAGAGGAAGAGAAATATGAGAAAGTTTCGGTAATATAAGTACAGGGTTGGACATCGTACAAAAGCAACATCACACTCCAGGTCAtgatattttaatgaaatatcagcactgatatttagcacaacagcacgacttctaatgtgatattgctttaacAATACAAcgattcatcatcatcacttcaacaaacatcatttattttaaacaaactatttTATATACCAACACTTTCTGCACTAACTAGTGACGGACAGTTAGCGACCaacagttactgtaattaattggagtgaagtagttttaaattctcacCAGTGCTATGTTGGTAAAAGGTAAGGCCAATTACCCATGGAGGTGGTGCACAGTCCTAAGAAACTTACGAGAtttactttagaat
Protein-coding regions in this window:
- the si:ch211-195b11.3 gene encoding trypsin inhibitor ClTI-1 encodes the protein MKVTALVCVSLLLLCLSAVISADGISPISKDECEKYATLRCTREYNPVCGDDGKTYSTECILCMENKNRNQQVKVMHKGKC